In Dermacentor variabilis isolate Ectoservices chromosome 10, ASM5094787v1, whole genome shotgun sequence, the genomic window CGTCTATACATTTTTTTAATACCGAAAACTGTAAAATTTATAATAAACTCAATTGCTTCGCCTAAAATAATCATTTCATGTCTGGTTAACTTCACTACTTTTACCATAttgctttcctctctctctctctctttcgtgccTCCGTTCACTATGTCCCACAGTAGTGTACGCGAAGATGCGAGTGTCAAGTTGCCTACTCAAAGCAAACTCCTTTACGAGCCTTCAGCAGTATATCGTTTTTGGTAGCATAAATGCTGAGCAGGCGAATCGTGTGGTTCTTAGTGCTGGCACTTTGCCTTCTTCGGGCATGTATTACAACGCTCTCTGTCATGGTATACGCAGAAAGTTCAACAAGGCACCGTGATCGCCTCCATGGCCTCAGTCTACAACGGCTGCGCTGAGCACTTCGCCACGCGCAAGTCCCTCGACTCGGTCGCCGACGAAGTGCTGCACGCCCTCAACGTCCGTCTAGAGACCTGGAGAAACTCGACTCTAGCCGGCATGCTGCCCCGGCTGGTTGAGTTCTCGCTGCTCTACAGGCTTCACTCGTTCTTCGCCTTGACCTTTGAACGCCGCTCGATGCCACTGCGAATGACAGTGGGAAAAGTTGTGCGAAACATATCGGCCGCCGTGTACAGCCTCGACAAGCTCTACTCCTACTTCGAAACCATGGTTGTCGCCATAGATAAAACTGCTGCAGCCCGCTACGAACTCCTTCGCGCGCTGGTAAATCTCGACGGAACGGTTCATGAGGCCACCAAGATGGCTAGCACGGTTGAAACGACGCTGCCTCTGGAGCAACTCGACGTGGAAGGAGTGCCACACGAAATgtgggcctcatctgtaaacCGCGCCTTCTCGCTGAACAGCGAGGCGTCGTTTGCAACGAAAATAGCTGTCAGGAGTATTGGCAGTATTCGCGACGCCTTTTCGGCAATAGTCAGAACGGATTCTGCCGTCTTGTCCATGTACCTTCTTGTCCTGGTCACGTCGCAAACGATACGCTACGAATTCTACGAGCGCTACGCCGAGGTGGAGCAACGAGTTGGTTGGGTACATGTATCGTGCACCGAGGTGCTCAGCAGGCTGTTTCCCACGCACTACGCTAATCTGGAAGCGAAGGCCCTGCGAGGGCACGTGCACAACACGTCGGCGTCGGAACTGCTCGAAGAATCCAGGGGGTACCTAATGGACAGTCTGAACGACAGTGCCAGGATTGATGCCGCTGCCAAAGATGGCATACGCGAGCAGCTTACTCATATAGACGTCGTATTTGTCGAGCCTGTGAACGTCGCTGATTTTCTTGCAGAGAGTGACGTGGAGCACACGCAAAGTTACATCGAAAATATGTTCATCGCAACGCGTCAGGAGGCAGTGGAACGTGCTCTGAAGAAGTCCAGGTGGCCACCTCACTCGCGCATGCTGGCTCGCAAGCAGTGGCTCGGCTCTTTCAGCTACGTCGAGAAACTGCGCGCCATTGTCATTGCCAGCCAGAACTTCCTTTCTGCACCGCAGTTTGCTTCGTACATGTCCAGGGACGTCTCTAATTACGCGATTCTACGGGCTCGCTTCGTGCGGGAGCTGCTCGTCGCACTGCCGCAAGAACTTACAGGCACCGGCATTTGCTCACCGTCGATACAACATAGAGTGAGCTTCGCTTCGAAGAGCCAAGCTGTCGAGGTCTTTAGGCAGGCCGAGTCGCTTCGCCTCGCCTATCAGGCGTACAAGCAACAGAAACGTCTTTGTTATGATGTCGAAGAATCAGGTCTCGTCGCGTTCGACAGGAACTTTTTCCAGGTGTTCTGCGTTCAGTTCTGCAGTCATCCTCTGCTAGAGCCGACACCGTCTTTAGTGCGCATGCGCGACAGGTGCGAGATTTCAGTGCGCTCGTTGCCAGAGTTTTGGGAAGCGTACAAGTGCCCGGAAGAACCGGGGAAACTGTCGGCGATGCGGGACTGCCTCGTGCCTCGCCAACGATACTGATTGTATACTAGACCTGTGAACCGAAACATCGAATGAACTCCGCGGGTGAAATCTTTGCACGTTGCGGCGCATTATAGTTAGTCCGCTAACAAAATAATAGATCGTCTACGCTCGAGCCCTCTCGTTGTTGTTTGGTTCTTTGATACAGTGCTGGCATTGGACACTATGAATTGGCTTAGTCCGGACGCTGTCAAAAGCGCGCAAGCGTATATACTCCAGGGCCGACTAGAGAAGAGTTAATCACGTTTGCATTCGTAATTGAGCTTTTCGACAATTGGCGCCCACAGAATATACGCCGAGAAGCATCCATTGACGTTAGAGACAAGGTCTTATGTGTCACGAGGCGAATGGGCGTGCACACGACCACAGTTGAACAGCTTCGGCTTTGAGAGGCGTCCGCGTTGGGCGACAAGCGTCACCATTGACCAGGACAGTGTATCTATAGAGCGCACCAACCATTGACACCACCATTAGTTCGCCACAGGGCGGAGAACTAGCTTCCCGACAGCGGTTCTTTCACACCGATTCCACAACTCTTATTGTGTCGGCCAGTACGGCATGGTGCCGGCGCATCATCGCGTCGGCGCGGCACACAATTGTGTATATCGGTCAGAGAACGGATGCGGATCCGACGCGAGTGGATGGGCTAGCGGCGCTGGACGGTGGCAGACGCGCCCTTCCGGATGTGACGTCCTGCCAGACGTCACGTCCTGGTGACGGTGGAAGAGCAGGCAGAGGGAGAAAGCTTTTAGCGGATGGGGGTAAATGCCGCGTCCTGACGCAAGGGCTCCACTTAATGTGAAACCCGTGGAGAAGGAATGCCATGACAGGTCGCCTCTCCGCGTGAGCGGGATTCTGAGCACACGAGGGGACGAACGATAGCGCTCTGGACGCCGGGTGGACAGTGCCTCTGGCAACGCACAGTTTTCTTCGTGCGAGTCGTCTCAGCTCCTGAGGTAGGTTGTGATGTCTTGGATCTAACTTAGTTAGGGAGCAATGCTGTTCAACGTTCTGGACAAATAGTGGccacagaaaagagagagagagcgcgtgcTGGTGTGGGTCTGCGCAGTGCGTTTCTTGCTCCAGAACTTTTCGGTGCTTCCATTCTCGTGCTTCGAAACGCATTGTCACAGACATCTCGATATGTTCGTTTTGGATGGAGAAATGACTTCTATGCTTACAAAaacttgtgtgtgtgttcgcgttCCTCTGTACAACGGGAATTATAAGATAGAATAACAACGTGATGCGACATTGGTCGCTTTGGTAACACTGCGAGTTTCAGTGAACTGCTCACCTGCAGAACTGTGCTCTTGGAAAGACGACAAAGCTACCAAGAGAAACCGTTTGCGTTTTGCATGCCTAAGTGGAACGAAACCGCTGTAGTTCCTGGGTCCAAGGGTGGTGGATGCCTTCCGCGAAGCGACTTCTCATGAAACCGGGAGCTTCTGCAATCCTTAAAATATCGAATCAAATAACTTTATATACACACGTGAGCGACCTCACTGTGTGCTCCGCCTGCCGAGTCTCCTGGAGAGACAAGGTTCGGTTTTCCCCACGCGCTTAAGGACCACGCGCGCGGTGTTAGGTGGCGCGCAAGCGCCATGCATACAAGCGTGGCCGCGGCGCACGTTTAGTACCTGCGAGGGGTCGCGCACAACGCGGCACGACGCGAGAGCGCGAAAGTCCACTGCGGTGTACGACCCAACTCCTGAAAAGTAGGTCGCGCAGTTCACAACCGAAAGGCCACCACCATGCATTCGGTGGACCGGCGTCCCGTGACTCCCCCAGTTTGGGCTCGAATAAAGAGCCTCATCCTGCCTCGACGCTGACACGCGCTCGCGACCTGTCACGCCGGCGCGACCCTGGACGCGATGCGTGCGGTGTGCGTGTCGATACCGTTCGGAAGCGCGTTCACGGCACACGCTGTGTGCATTGTTGCCGGTGCCGAATGGGAATGTCTGCGGCTGTCGCCGGCTGAGCGTCGCTGCCTGCCCCCGTGTGTCCCCGTGGCTCCCGCGGAAGCAGGCAAGGGCGCCGCTTGTGCGTAATGCACCAGTGAAGGAAAGGAACACAATGTCTGCCACTGAACActggccatttttttctctttcttgctgTGAAAtggcgcagaaagaaaaaaagaagaaatcagcaGACTTCAGCGACTGCTCTGAACTTAACGGCGACAGAGGCAGCAGGTACTTAGACGTATACACCGCCatcttgttgttgtcgttgttgccttTTACATATGACATCctttcaaaaactttttgttttgtgtgtgctacgtcgtcttcgtcctcttTAGTATCGCCTCACGTGGCCTTCGAGATACATCCACAGAGGCCACCGCTCTCGGACTCTCCATGACGCGCACCTGCAGGAATTACGAGGCACGAATGTTCAAAGCTCAGTGGCAAGCGGTTCCGGCTTTCAACTACGGGTGCCAACCGTTCTGAATTTGGCGGAACAGTCCCGACTTATGAGCAAGTTTTCTAAAGCACCAGTCGGAACTTCGCATTATCCTTTTCTGTTGAATAGAAATCCGTAAGCTAGATTTTCTTTTTATAGTACCTGACAGCTCCGTCGCACTTTCTTCTATTTTGGCTTCTTTTGCACTGTCATAAACATAAAGGCGGTTCTGTATTAGTCGTGATTTTCGTTCTGTGTTAGGCCCTAAACGTTCACGGTACCTCTATCGGTAATGGCAACTACAGACAGCTACAGCGCATTGCTTGTTGTGCATCGCGACATCGTAGGACTACAAAACAATTTTGAAAGTTTGTTGCACCTACAGACTGCCAGAACCAGACTCCCAACTGCACATGACCACAGGGGCATTAGTTCGGTATCTAATGGCGATCATAGGCGAacaatttcgtttctttttttccttcgccGCATGGTGAGGGTGAATCTGAGGATGAGAAGGTAGCCTGACGGCGAACGGACGGACCGACGCGCTCAGCAAAGCTAGTTTAGAGGTCTTCATTGCTGTCACAGTGCAGGATAGCGTGTCACAGTAGTTTCAGCACGACGAATGCCTCCAGTTACACAAGAGGTTGGA contains:
- the LOC142560248 gene encoding uncharacterized protein LOC142560248, with product MASVYNGCAEHFATRKSLDSVADEVLHALNVRLETWRNSTLAGMLPRLVEFSLLYRLHSFFALTFERRSMPLRMTVGKVVRNISAAVYSLDKLYSYFETMVVAIDKTAAARYELLRALVNLDGTVHEATKMASTVETTLPLEQLDVEGVPHEMWASSVNRAFSLNSEASFATKIAVRSIGSIRDAFSAIVRTDSAVLSMYLLVLVTSQTIRYEFYERYAEVEQRVGWVHVSCTEVLSRLFPTHYANLEAKALRGHVHNTSASELLEESRGYLMDSLNDSARIDAAAKDGIREQLTHIDVVFVEPVNVADFLAESDVEHTQSYIENMFIATRQEAVERALKKSRWPPHSRMLARKQWLGSFSYVEKLRAIVIASQNFLSAPQFASYMSRDVSNYAILRARFVRELLVALPQELTGTGICSPSIQHRVSFASKSQAVEVFRQAESLRLAYQAYKQQKRLCYDVEESGLVAFDRNFFQVFCVQFCSHPLLEPTPSLVRMRDRCEISVRSLPEFWEAYKCPEEPGKLSAMRDCLVPRQRY